From Ruminococcus sp. HUN007, a single genomic window includes:
- a CDS encoding DUF1919 domain-containing protein yields MGFKENYKNFVQERINKNNRDRLINQRPTLVCSNCTGGFLYHWLKLEFCSPFINLYLTPNDFITMLEDFDNFLEYGIKEVKNSEYDYPLGIGLHDELIHFMHYNSFENAIDAWNRRMHRFDKNNMGIMLTNFGEDIELLKRFEQLPYKNKVCFTSELYPEYKSAYHIKGYDPKKGKNLYATQSITGKRYIDQFDYVEFINHLEDSNG; encoded by the coding sequence ATGGGCTTTAAAGAAAATTATAAGAATTTTGTACAGGAACGTATTAATAAAAATAATCGTGATAGATTAATAAATCAGAGACCGACATTAGTTTGTAGTAATTGTACAGGCGGATTTTTGTATCACTGGTTAAAGTTAGAGTTTTGTTCTCCGTTTATAAATTTATATTTAACCCCAAATGATTTTATTACTATGCTAGAAGATTTTGATAATTTTTTAGAATATGGAATTAAAGAGGTTAAAAATAGTGAATATGATTATCCACTTGGTATTGGTTTGCATGATGAACTGATACATTTTATGCACTATAATAGCTTTGAAAATGCTATTGATGCATGGAACAGAAGAATGCATCGATTTGATAAGAATAATATGGGGATTATGCTTACCAATTTTGGAGAAGATATTGAATTATTAAAGCGCTTCGAACAATTACCTTATAAAAATAAAGTTTGTTTTACTTCCGAGTTATATCCGGAATATAAATCCGCTTATCATATTAAAGGCTATGATCCAAAAAAAGGTAAAAATCTCTATGCGACACAATCAATAACCGGAAAGCGATATATAGATCAATTTGATTATGTTGAATTCATAAATCATTTGGAGGATAGTAATGGCTAA